The Gallus gallus isolate bGalGal1 chromosome 3, bGalGal1.mat.broiler.GRCg7b, whole genome shotgun sequence genome window below encodes:
- the ABCG5 gene encoding ATP-binding cassette sub-family G member 5, with product MLGRESPALERSGSSGQAGETEAVAQPPNSISVRGVSYSVRVNVGPWWKVPLYHTKWTRQILKDVSFHVEGGQIMGILGNSGSGKTTLLDAISGRLEDKDSFFGEVYVNGQQLKKEQFRDCFSYVPQNDALLSFLTIEESLTYTALLALQKCSNNFIKKKVDAVMAELSLSHIANKIIGSQIYVGISGGERRRVSIAAQLLQDPKVMLLDEPTTGLDCLTANQIVSLLVELAHRDRIVIITIHQPRSELFRLFDKIAIMSFGEMVFCGNPMEMITFFSNCGYSCPEQSNPFDFYVDLTSVDTRSKERELETYSRVQVIISAYRNSEIFRKVLETIERTRFMKELPPIPFKNKDSPGDISKLWFLLRRITRNFSKDKMGIIMRLLQNLLFGLFVAFFLLRLTPDLEKGAVQNRVGLLYQCVSAPPYTGMLNAAALFPPLRAISDQESKDGLYQKWQMLLAYIIHFLPFSILSVVIFSTFMYWTVGLYPDPFRFGVFFAVVLASHVIGELLTLVMLGVVQNPNIVQSAVVLLNSAGVVVGTGLVRTIEEMPMPFQILSFFTFQKYSSEILIVNEFYGLNFTCGRDNSSTTVNVACPISRGIQFIEQNFPGALSRFTMDFLLLYAFLPVLAIIAILSFKIREKIISRQ from the exons ATGTTGGGCAGAGAGTCTCCCGCCCTGGAGAGAAGTGGCAGCAGTGGGCAAGCAGGCGAGACGGAGGCCGTGGCACAGCCCCCCAACAGCATCAGTGTGCGAGGGGTCTCCTACAGTGTAAG AGTGAATGTCGGCCCATGGTGGAAAGTTCCTTTATACCATACAAAATGGACTCGGCAAATACTGAAAGATGTTTCATTTCACGTAGAGGGCGGCCAGATTATGGGGATTTTAGGCAACTCTG gaTCTGGGAAAACAACACTTCTGGATGCAATATCAGGAAGACTGGAAGATAAGGACAGTTTTTTTGGTGAAGTGTATGTGAATGGGCAACAGTTGAAGAAGGAACAGTTTAGAGATTGCTTCTCTTATGTACCACAG AATGATGCTTTGCTAAGCTTCCTCACCATAGAAGAGTCTCTGACCTACACAGCTTTACTTGCTCTTCAGAAGTGCTCCAACAACTTCATCAAGAAGAAG GTTGATGCGGTTATGGCTGAGCTGAGTCTTAGCCACATTGCCAACAAAATAATTGGAAGCCAAATATATGTAGGAATTTCTGGAGGTGAGAGGCGTCGTGTCTCAATTGCAGCCCAGCTATTACAAGATCCCA AGGTCATGCTGCTTGATGAACCAACAACAGGGCTGGATTGCCTGACTGCAAACCAGATCGTCTCGCTGCTGGTAGAGCTTGCACACAGAGACAGGATTGTGATTATCACCATTCATCAGCCTCGCTCAGAACTCTTCAGG TTATTTGACAAAATAGCCATCATGAGCTTTGGAGAAATGGTTTTCTGCGGGAACCCTATGGAAATGATCACATTTTTTAGCAACTGTGGCTATTCATGTCCTGAACAGTCAAATCCTTTTGATTTCTATG TGGATCTAACTTCTGTGGACACTCGAAGCAAGGAACGTGAACTCGAAACCTATAGCAGGGTTCAGGTGATTATATCAGCCTACAGAAACTCGGAGATCTTTAGGAAAGTACTGGAAACTATTGAGAGAACAAGGTTTATGAAAGAGCTTCCACCCATACCGTTCAAAAACAAAGATTCACCTGGTGACATTTCCAAATTATGGTTTCTTTTAAG GAGGATAACAAGAAATTTCTCCAAAGATAAGATGGGCATAATCATGCGTCTCCTCCAGAATCTTCTCTTTGGCTTGTTTGtggcatttttccttcttagacTAACGCCTGACCTGGAAAAAGGAGCAGTGCAGAACCGTGTGGGTCTCCTCTACCAGTGCGTGAGTGCCCCCCCCTACACAGGGATGCTCAATGCTGCTGCCCTTT TCCCACCTTTACGTGCTATCAGCGACCAAGAAAGCAAAGACGGCTTGTATCAGAAGTGGCAAATGCTTTTAGCTTATATTATACATTTCCTGCCCTTCAGTATTCTCAGCGTGGTAATTTTCAGCACCTTTATGTACTG gaCTGTAGGGTTGTATCCTGATCCTTTCAGATTTGGAGTTTTCTTTGCGGTTGTCTTGGCGTCCCATGTAATTGGTGAACTACTCACCCTTGTGATGCTTGGGGTTGTTCAAAACCCCAATATAGTCCAAAGCGCAGTGGTGCTGCTTAACTCAGCAGGTGTGGTAGTTGGAACCGGACTCGTAAG GACCATAGAAGAAATGCCAATGCCTTTTCAAATCCTCAGCTTTTTCACCTTCCAAAAATACAGCAGTGAGATTCTGATTGTCAATGAATTTTATGGCTTAAACTTCACCTGTG gTAGAGACAACAGTTCCACTACAGTGAATGTTGCATGTCCAATCTCTCGTGGCATTCAATTCATTGAACAAAACTTTCCTGGCGCATTGTCCCGGTTCACAATGGATTTTTTGCTGCTCTATGCTTTTCTACCAGTACTTGCCATTATAGCAATC